From Saprospiraceae bacterium, one genomic window encodes:
- a CDS encoding gliding motility-associated C-terminal domain-containing protein: MNYTGILGLLLTIQLVYSSSNLILAQHTCLFDSAHAQLILKNPAYRNQVEQLNQQIYLRTKEGINARSSGQVMYVLPVVIHLVIPPGTSIGTGNNLTDQQVEQGMQFLNQAFSNSGPFAAAKGVDVGIQFCLAKRDPLGRPTSGITRTESMLTNDPMCSPGTNSSSDNLIKQLVSWDCRKYINIWLVTDLFNGTFGCGLAGYAYFPGAPCSVDGIVQEARYWNTVGGTVVTAHEMGHYLGLHHTFNGGCNNQDCLLDGDRVCDTPPDNSASFAACNTNSCNTDNPDLQDDNDNFMDYSNCRPAHFTSGQASRMISALEISRNGLIGSDGCLLVGEYDAVIHEFNISGDYCLDTVCPSLIFGNAGLRNISSLRIYYSVNGSPELNLSWNGLVAPGQKDSISLQCFYLPYGTHSIKIRIELPNPSDDLYSDNNEKVLSFSNFPKPEISLLATTPTNCRSDGTITVETRNGSSPYSYRISNRIFAQNDPYFQLLTAGGYTITVTDLNGCTDTISVFVPDSCKSTTNKNFILNNDAVSTGGDCYRLTQALNNQAGSMWYEDKVDFTNSFDVFFDFNLGCIDRNGADGMAFVLQPISTSIGIFGGGIGYQGIVPSLAVEFDTWDNNEFNDPFYDHLAIMRNGTVGHNTPDNLAGPVGIFPTLANAEDCMWHKGLIRWNAISKTLEVYVDCNRRLSLRIDLVQDIFRNDPNVFFGFTSATGGAVNVHQVCLNYITGINNIADQVICAGESIQLSAPSVFNTYLWSPTNGVSDPSSRNPIFTPDSTTTYFLRMNDQCGLIYLDTVTIEVKQADLKVKASLQDSCSSLDEIILEVLNPEDFPGAEYSLNGQEFGPEYQFRVRSLSSVTVYAKIGNCIIPRILDLRDQRIPLRDSIIFTQSLTCKDSGIIVIQGIGGLPPYEFSLDRTNWNTDGHFEKLSPGLVRVYTRDALGCEVFRDVEIVNFGRKINLKVDSSKLSVNCCDRTNYISVSASGTFPFYYYSLNGQRWVHEPLFSNLEPGTHFIVVRDEFGCTSDSLHFIVEDFQQKDSTAQFVEICARDSFPFNANVYFESGVYKDVFQNIHCCDSVVHTFLNVLPEIVVPNPVSLCSGASYQIHGKEYSVEGYYWDTLKSSLACDSIVVTHLQLLAADSILQNIALCEGEYFEVGTNRYEQLGVYRDTLQTIMGCDSVLITEIEINPVDRMNQNYLICEDDVIQIGNKVYHLPGTYIDTISNRFGCDSIIQTHLKKDSIHFNPLLFPPKCYGINDGVIVIQVLNGLEPFEYSIDPNQNWVNNVRFDQLSPGSYRIQVRDSLGCIKSLSAILPEPFIPLVSIAPEIQISLGDMVKLEPTVNFVPSLIEWSPAEGLSCTDCLEPYASPLRDMLYKLKLLDENGCEIFLEIALKLDLDGQIYVPNVFSPNGDLVNDRITVFGTEAFKEIENFRIYSRWGELMFENSFFPPNDLNSGWDGQMNGKPVNPGVFIYFVKAKRLDGTIIELKGDLSLIR, encoded by the coding sequence ATGAACTATACAGGAATTTTGGGGCTATTGTTGACGATTCAACTGGTTTATTCATCTTCAAATTTGATTTTGGCACAGCATACCTGTCTTTTTGATAGCGCACATGCCCAACTTATTTTAAAGAACCCTGCTTATCGCAATCAAGTAGAGCAATTAAATCAACAAATTTATTTGCGAACAAAGGAAGGGATAAATGCAAGATCTTCCGGACAAGTTATGTATGTTTTGCCTGTAGTGATCCACCTGGTCATTCCACCTGGAACAAGCATTGGTACTGGCAACAATCTCACAGATCAACAAGTGGAACAAGGAATGCAATTTCTCAACCAGGCTTTCTCCAATTCTGGCCCTTTTGCTGCCGCTAAGGGTGTTGATGTTGGTATTCAATTTTGTCTTGCCAAAAGGGATCCGTTGGGCAGACCTACCAGTGGTATCACGCGTACGGAGAGTATGCTTACGAATGATCCAATGTGTTCACCCGGTACGAATTCATCCTCTGATAATTTGATTAAGCAATTGGTTTCATGGGATTGCAGGAAGTATATAAATATTTGGTTGGTCACCGATCTTTTTAATGGAACGTTTGGTTGCGGATTAGCAGGTTATGCCTATTTTCCCGGTGCACCTTGTTCTGTTGATGGGATCGTACAAGAAGCACGATATTGGAATACCGTTGGCGGTACTGTGGTCACTGCCCATGAGATGGGTCATTACCTGGGACTTCACCACACTTTTAATGGAGGATGTAATAACCAGGATTGTCTCCTGGATGGAGATCGGGTGTGTGATACTCCTCCGGACAATTCTGCTTCTTTTGCAGCATGCAATACCAATTCGTGCAATACAGACAACCCTGATTTACAAGATGACAACGACAATTTTATGGACTATTCCAATTGCAGACCCGCACATTTCACATCAGGTCAAGCATCGAGAATGATTTCTGCATTGGAAATTTCAAGAAATGGTTTGATTGGCTCTGACGGTTGTTTGTTGGTAGGAGAATACGATGCCGTCATACATGAGTTTAATATTTCTGGTGATTATTGTCTGGATACAGTTTGCCCTTCTCTGATTTTTGGAAACGCCGGTTTGAGAAATATCAGCAGCTTACGAATTTATTATTCTGTAAATGGATCGCCAGAATTGAATTTAAGCTGGAATGGCCTTGTTGCACCGGGACAGAAAGACAGCATTTCTCTTCAATGTTTCTATTTACCCTATGGTACACATTCCATCAAAATTAGAATCGAACTTCCAAATCCTTCCGATGATTTATATTCAGACAACAATGAGAAAGTTTTGAGTTTTTCAAATTTTCCAAAACCGGAAATAAGTCTTCTTGCTACAACACCAACAAACTGCAGGAGCGACGGAACCATCACTGTCGAAACGAGAAATGGTAGTTCACCCTACTCCTATCGTATTTCCAATAGAATCTTTGCCCAGAATGATCCCTATTTTCAATTGTTAACTGCAGGTGGATATACCATTACAGTAACTGACTTGAATGGATGTACCGATACCATTAGTGTGTTTGTTCCGGATAGCTGTAAATCTACCACCAATAAAAATTTTATTCTTAACAATGATGCAGTGAGTACCGGGGGAGATTGTTACAGACTTACCCAAGCTTTGAACAATCAGGCAGGCTCAATGTGGTATGAGGACAAAGTAGATTTTACAAATAGCTTTGATGTCTTTTTTGATTTCAATTTGGGTTGCATTGACCGGAATGGTGCGGATGGGATGGCTTTTGTTTTACAACCCATTTCCACTTCCATTGGAATATTTGGAGGTGGAATCGGTTACCAGGGGATAGTCCCAAGTCTTGCCGTTGAATTTGATACCTGGGACAACAATGAATTTAATGATCCTTTTTACGACCACCTGGCCATCATGAGAAATGGCACTGTAGGACACAATACACCAGACAATCTTGCAGGACCAGTTGGCATTTTTCCTACTTTGGCCAATGCAGAAGATTGTATGTGGCATAAAGGTCTAATCCGATGGAATGCAATCAGTAAAACCCTGGAAGTATATGTGGATTGTAACCGTAGATTGAGCTTAAGAATTGATCTGGTTCAGGATATTTTTCGCAATGACCCCAATGTATTTTTTGGATTTACTTCTGCTACAGGTGGTGCAGTAAATGTGCATCAAGTCTGTCTCAATTACATCACAGGCATCAACAACATTGCAGATCAGGTAATTTGTGCAGGAGAATCCATTCAGTTGTCTGCCCCTTCTGTTTTTAATACCTACCTATGGTCTCCGACGAATGGAGTCTCTGATCCATCCTCCAGAAATCCCATTTTTACACCGGACAGTACTACCACTTATTTTTTGAGGATGAATGACCAATGTGGCTTGATCTATCTCGATACTGTTACTATCGAAGTAAAACAGGCTGACCTTAAAGTCAAAGCAAGTTTGCAGGATTCATGTAGCTCATTGGATGAAATTATACTCGAAGTACTCAATCCGGAAGATTTTCCCGGTGCGGAATATTCTTTAAACGGTCAGGAATTTGGTCCTGAATACCAGTTTAGGGTTAGGTCACTTTCCAGTGTCACTGTTTATGCCAAAATAGGAAACTGCATCATACCCCGCATTTTGGATTTAAGGGATCAAAGAATTCCACTAAGAGATAGCATTATATTTACCCAATCACTTACCTGCAAAGATTCTGGAATTATTGTGATTCAAGGCATTGGTGGGCTGCCTCCCTATGAATTTAGTTTGGACAGAACAAACTGGAATACTGATGGTCATTTTGAAAAATTAAGCCCTGGCCTTGTTCGTGTTTACACCAGAGACGCATTGGGATGTGAAGTATTTAGGGATGTGGAAATAGTAAATTTTGGAAGGAAAATAAATCTAAAGGTAGATTCTTCAAAATTGTCGGTCAATTGTTGTGATCGAACAAACTATATTTCTGTTTCTGCATCCGGAACCTTCCCGTTTTATTATTATAGTTTAAATGGGCAACGTTGGGTCCATGAACCGCTATTTTCTAATCTTGAACCTGGAACTCATTTTATAGTGGTCCGGGATGAGTTTGGTTGCACTTCAGACAGTCTCCATTTTATCGTAGAAGATTTTCAGCAAAAGGATAGCACGGCACAATTTGTTGAGATTTGTGCAAGAGACAGTTTTCCATTTAATGCCAATGTATATTTTGAATCAGGTGTTTATAAAGATGTGTTTCAGAATATTCATTGTTGTGATAGTGTAGTCCATACTTTTCTGAATGTTTTACCGGAGATTGTTGTACCAAATCCGGTAAGTCTGTGTAGCGGAGCTTCTTATCAGATTCATGGAAAAGAGTATTCTGTGGAGGGTTACTATTGGGATACCTTAAAAAGCTCATTGGCCTGTGATAGTATCGTGGTCACCCATCTTCAATTGTTGGCTGCCGATTCCATTTTGCAAAATATTGCACTTTGTGAAGGAGAATATTTTGAGGTAGGTACGAATCGGTACGAACAACTAGGTGTTTACCGGGATACCCTTCAGACCATCATGGGTTGTGACAGTGTATTGATCACTGAGATTGAGATAAATCCAGTGGATAGAATGAATCAAAATTATCTTATTTGTGAAGATGATGTCATACAAATTGGAAATAAAGTGTATCATTTGCCCGGAACTTATATTGATACCATTTCTAACCGATTTGGTTGCGATAGCATCATACAGACCCATTTAAAAAAGGACAGCATCCATTTTAATCCACTGCTTTTTCCACCCAAGTGTTATGGCATCAATGATGGTGTCATTGTAATTCAGGTACTAAATGGATTGGAACCGTTTGAATATTCCATTGATCCAAACCAAAATTGGGTCAACAATGTGCGGTTTGATCAACTTTCTCCGGGTTCTTACCGCATTCAGGTTAGAGATTCTCTCGGTTGTATAAAATCATTGTCTGCCATCTTGCCAGAACCATTTATTCCTTTGGTCTCTATTGCTCCGGAAATCCAAATTTCTTTGGGTGATATGGTAAAACTAGAACCCACTGTCAATTTTGTTCCAAGCTTGATAGAGTGGAGTCCTGCTGAAGGATTGAGTTGTACGGATTGTTTGGAACCCTATGCAAGTCCTTTACGCGATATGCTGTACAAATTAAAACTCTTGGATGAGAATGGATGCGAAATATTTCTCGAGATTGCATTGAAGCTGGACTTGGATGGACAAATCTATGTGCCCAATGTTTTTAGTCCGAATGGAGATCTGGTCAATGACAGAATAACGGTTTTCGGAACGGAAGCCTTTAAGGAAATCGAAAATTTTAGGATCTATTCCAGATGGGGCGAATTGATGTTTGAAAACAGCTTCTTTCCTCCCAACGATCTTAATTCGGGATGGGATGGACAAATGAATGGCAAACCAGTCAATCCCGGTGTTTTTATATATTTTGTAAAGGCAAAAAGATTGGATGGAACAATCATTGAATTAAAGGGTGATCTCAGTCTGATCAGGTAA
- a CDS encoding trypsin-like peptidase domain-containing protein: protein MKNIFSNLLAGLIGGLLVAATAYFYLPEYLTMHENPNEKAMHVNNESFVNRLPSPNTGPDFTLAASKALEVVVQINAQESEQKVRQKEQRYFGNDPFFNHPMFRDFFGYGFQPQKGSGSGVIISNDGYIVTNNHVVEFADDIEVILKSGKKFKASKIGTDPRTDLAVLKIEENGLPVLPMANSDLLKVGEWVLAVGNPFGYLTSTVTAGIVSAKGRDLNIIDDNRDYSPYYGNPANPSQKGIEEFIQTDAAINPGNSGGALVDGMGRLVGINSAIATKTGYFNGYSFAIPVNLMNKIVKELIANGNFERGRLGVVVSEIDENYLKELNLSSKDGVVIEELEDNSSAKYAGLRPKDVIIGVNGKSVKNYDDLIKEVGLTKVGETIQVKIIRDGSSKEIPVKIRKGL from the coding sequence ATGAAGAATATTTTTTCAAATTTATTGGCTGGATTGATCGGAGGATTATTGGTCGCAGCCACGGCCTATTTTTATCTTCCTGAATATTTGACCATGCATGAAAATCCGAATGAAAAGGCGATGCATGTCAACAATGAATCTTTCGTAAATAGATTGCCTTCCCCGAATACCGGACCGGATTTCACCTTGGCTGCCAGTAAGGCATTGGAGGTGGTGGTTCAGATAAATGCCCAGGAAAGCGAACAAAAAGTGAGACAGAAGGAACAAAGGTATTTTGGAAACGATCCTTTTTTTAATCACCCGATGTTCAGAGATTTTTTCGGTTATGGTTTTCAGCCTCAAAAAGGCAGCGGTAGCGGGGTAATTATTTCCAATGACGGATACATCGTTACCAATAATCATGTGGTGGAATTTGCGGATGACATAGAAGTTATTTTAAAGAGCGGTAAAAAATTCAAAGCGAGTAAAATTGGGACTGATCCAAGAACAGACCTTGCCGTACTTAAAATAGAGGAGAATGGACTTCCAGTACTTCCCATGGCCAATTCTGATTTGTTGAAAGTCGGAGAGTGGGTTTTGGCGGTTGGAAATCCATTTGGATATCTGACCTCGACCGTTACAGCCGGTATCGTTTCTGCCAAGGGAAGAGATCTAAATATAATCGATGATAACCGGGATTATTCCCCTTATTATGGAAATCCAGCAAACCCTTCCCAAAAAGGCATTGAAGAATTTATTCAGACTGACGCAGCCATCAATCCGGGCAATAGCGGAGGTGCTTTGGTGGATGGCATGGGAAGATTGGTAGGTATTAACTCTGCGATTGCCACGAAAACTGGCTATTTTAATGGGTATTCATTTGCCATTCCAGTCAACCTGATGAACAAGATTGTGAAGGAGCTGATCGCCAATGGAAATTTCGAAAGGGGCAGACTTGGTGTGGTGGTTTCTGAGATTGATGAAAATTATTTAAAAGAATTAAACCTTTCTTCGAAAGATGGTGTTGTGATAGAAGAACTTGAGGATAATAGCTCTGCAAAATACGCCGGATTGCGTCCCAAGGATGTGATTATAGGTGTTAACGGAAAGTCGGTGAAAAATTATGATGACCTCATAAAGGAGGTTGGCCTGACCAAAGTTGGTGAGACCATTCAAGTGAAGATTATCCGAGATGGAAGCTCCAAAGAGATTCCAGTTAAGATTCGGAAAGGTTTGTAA
- a CDS encoding ComF family protein, with translation MRIKSLLDFVKYNCNAFLDLVYPSLCLYCGLKNDSESDIFCLNCRSKTTPTDLHLRQPNEFTRHFDGRIEIAAGSALYYYSREGIIATLIELIKYKDRKDLALQLGSYYGKMLRESVFFHEAELIIPVPLHESRLRVRGFNQSEEFARGLAGSMNLRYSRDHLIRTGFTETQTTKDRQERIQNIQGVFQLQNPKELSNRHVLLVDDVLTTGATLESCAMEIYKANPASIRMATMAMGF, from the coding sequence ATGAGAATTAAATCACTCCTGGATTTTGTGAAGTACAATTGCAACGCCTTCTTAGATTTGGTTTATCCAAGTTTGTGCCTTTATTGTGGTCTTAAGAATGACTCCGAATCAGATATCTTTTGTCTTAATTGCCGGAGCAAAACCACTCCCACCGATTTACATTTACGTCAACCCAACGAATTCACCCGCCATTTTGATGGGAGAATTGAAATTGCAGCTGGTTCAGCCTTGTATTATTACAGCAGAGAGGGTATTATTGCCACCCTTATAGAGTTAATCAAGTACAAAGACAGAAAGGATTTGGCCCTACAGCTGGGGAGTTATTATGGGAAAATGCTCAGAGAATCTGTATTTTTTCATGAGGCTGAGCTCATTATTCCTGTTCCACTTCATGAATCGAGATTGAGGGTCAGAGGCTTTAACCAAAGTGAGGAATTTGCCAGGGGGCTAGCTGGATCAATGAATCTTCGATATTCCCGGGATCACTTAATACGGACTGGTTTTACAGAGACACAAACAACGAAGGATAGACAAGAAAGAATACAAAACATACAGGGTGTCTTTCAACTTCAAAACCCAAAGGAACTAAGCAATAGACATGTATTGTTGGTAGATGATGTTCTGACCACCGGAGCAACCCTGGAGTCTTGTGCGATGGAAATCTATAAAGCCAATCCCGCTTCAATCAGGATGGCAACCATGGCCATGGGATTTTAA
- the nhaA gene encoding Na+/H+ antiporter NhaA encodes MSHKKKQTFFEGEILTPVDKWLIKPLNEFIQNSTTSGIVLFGSALIAMVLANSAWADGYHSFWKHRFVIGFDQFVIDKDLHHWINDGLMAVFFFVVGLELKREIVAGALSKPKDAILPLIAAVGGMIFPACIYLLFNPTGEESNGWGIPMATDIAFALGVLYLLGNRVPAAVKIFITALAIADDLGAVLVIAFFYTSNINTESLVFATGFLMILVASNLLGVRNTLYYGIIGIGGLWVAFLLSGVHATIAAVLAAFTIPASVKLDENNFSLHLSKLIARFDSEKPNNLPTVSDNQFQILEEIKDLSLKALTPLQRLENGMHPFVAFIVMPIFAFSNAGISIDLEISSILTHPVTLGVMLGLLLGKVVGVAFISWLVIRLKLASLPEGMKLAHLPGIGFLASIGFTMSLFISGLAFNSDDLVNTAKLGILIASVLASLLGYYLIRKAC; translated from the coding sequence ATGTCGCACAAAAAGAAACAAACTTTTTTCGAGGGCGAAATCCTGACTCCCGTTGATAAATGGCTTATAAAACCATTGAACGAATTTATTCAAAACAGCACCACCTCCGGGATCGTTCTTTTTGGATCGGCATTGATTGCAATGGTATTGGCCAACTCAGCCTGGGCGGATGGATACCATTCATTTTGGAAGCATCGCTTTGTCATTGGTTTTGATCAATTTGTCATTGACAAAGATTTACATCACTGGATCAATGACGGTCTGATGGCTGTATTTTTCTTTGTCGTTGGCCTAGAGCTCAAAAGAGAAATCGTCGCTGGAGCTTTGAGCAAACCAAAAGATGCAATTCTGCCACTGATAGCAGCTGTAGGTGGAATGATCTTTCCAGCATGCATCTACTTGCTCTTCAATCCGACCGGAGAGGAATCCAATGGTTGGGGAATTCCTATGGCTACGGACATTGCTTTTGCCTTAGGGGTCTTGTATCTCCTTGGTAACAGGGTCCCTGCGGCTGTTAAAATTTTTATTACTGCATTAGCAATTGCTGATGATCTGGGTGCAGTTTTGGTCATCGCATTTTTTTATACTTCCAATATCAATACCGAAAGTTTGGTATTTGCAACGGGTTTTTTAATGATATTGGTTGCTTCCAACTTACTGGGTGTCAGGAACACACTTTATTATGGCATCATTGGAATAGGAGGTCTCTGGGTGGCATTTCTCCTTTCTGGTGTGCATGCTACCATCGCTGCAGTACTTGCCGCATTCACCATTCCAGCTTCTGTAAAGTTGGATGAAAATAATTTCAGCCTCCATCTTTCTAAATTAATCGCAAGATTTGACTCAGAAAAACCCAACAATCTACCCACCGTCAGTGACAATCAATTTCAAATATTAGAAGAAATTAAAGATCTTTCACTTAAAGCCCTCACTCCCTTGCAAAGACTTGAGAACGGAATGCACCCATTTGTTGCATTTATCGTAATGCCCATATTTGCATTTAGCAATGCTGGAATTTCCATTGATTTGGAGATTTCTTCAATTTTAACCCATCCTGTGACTTTGGGGGTGATGCTGGGATTGCTCTTGGGTAAGGTGGTCGGGGTCGCATTTATTTCCTGGCTGGTCATTCGATTAAAACTAGCATCGCTTCCGGAAGGTATGAAATTGGCCCATTTGCCGGGGATTGGCTTTTTGGCGTCCATAGGATTTACCATGTCATTGTTTATCAGTGGTCTGGCATTTAATTCTGATGATTTGGTGAATACCGCGAAGCTAGGCATTCTGATCGCTTCAGTGCTGGCAAGTTTGTTGGGTTATTATCTGATCCGAAAGGCTTGCTGA
- a CDS encoding YifB family Mg chelatase-like AAA ATPase, producing MLYKSFSAAVHGVDARTITVEVNAGGIVVAGKNNYFLVGLPDNAVREGYQRIEAAFKNSGFQFPRVKLIINLAPADLRKEGSAYDLPIALAILAATGQINGENLKDFLILGELSLDGGIRPVKGALPIAIQARKEKFKAILLPEQNAKEAAIVNQLDIIGINNLHEAVEYIQGKRKISPTVFDTREEFSLQNDQFAKDFSDVKGQQNIKRSLEIAAAGGHNVILIGPPGAGKTMLAQRMPSILPPLTIHEALETTKIHSVAGILPGRSGLVSIRPFRAPHHTISDVALVGGGSHPSPGEISLSHNGVLFLDELPEFKRTVLEVLRQPMEERKVTISRAKLSLDYPASFMLIASMNPCPCGFYNHPDKDCVCGPGVVKKYLSRISGPLLDRIDIHVEVTPVSSTELMDSPKSTESSQIIRERVIRARKIQEIRYKNYSGVHSNAMMTAKMVDEICQIGPAGLQLLKTAMQRLQLSARAYDRILKLSRTIADLDASEEIKVEHLAEAIHFRSLDREGWAG from the coding sequence ATGCTCTATAAATCATTTTCCGCCGCGGTGCATGGCGTCGATGCGCGCACCATTACAGTTGAGGTCAATGCAGGAGGTATCGTTGTGGCTGGCAAAAACAATTACTTTTTAGTCGGCCTGCCTGACAACGCCGTCCGCGAAGGATACCAACGAATCGAAGCAGCCTTTAAGAACTCGGGTTTCCAGTTTCCAAGAGTCAAATTGATTATTAATCTGGCTCCGGCTGATTTGAGAAAGGAGGGTTCTGCCTATGATTTACCCATAGCATTGGCCATTCTTGCAGCAACCGGACAGATTAACGGAGAAAATTTGAAAGATTTCTTAATTCTGGGGGAATTGTCTCTTGATGGTGGAATAAGACCTGTCAAAGGGGCACTTCCCATCGCAATTCAAGCCAGAAAGGAAAAATTTAAAGCGATTTTACTTCCGGAACAAAACGCAAAAGAAGCAGCCATAGTCAATCAATTGGATATTATTGGCATCAACAATCTTCATGAAGCCGTTGAATATATTCAAGGCAAAAGAAAAATATCGCCCACAGTATTTGATACACGGGAAGAATTTTCACTCCAAAACGATCAATTTGCAAAAGACTTCTCAGATGTAAAAGGTCAGCAAAACATCAAAAGATCCCTGGAAATTGCAGCTGCTGGTGGTCACAATGTGATACTCATTGGGCCTCCGGGTGCCGGAAAGACCATGCTCGCTCAGAGAATGCCTTCCATATTGCCACCTCTGACGATTCATGAAGCCCTTGAAACTACTAAAATTCATTCCGTAGCAGGAATATTGCCCGGCAGATCCGGGCTCGTTTCAATACGCCCTTTCCGTGCTCCACACCATACCATTAGCGATGTTGCTCTTGTTGGTGGTGGCAGCCACCCATCTCCGGGCGAAATTTCCCTTTCACACAATGGGGTACTCTTTCTGGATGAATTGCCAGAATTTAAAAGAACCGTATTGGAGGTTTTGCGCCAACCCATGGAGGAACGGAAAGTTACCATCAGTCGTGCCAAACTAAGTCTGGATTATCCCGCGAGTTTTATGTTGATTGCTTCAATGAATCCATGTCCTTGTGGATTTTACAATCATCCGGACAAAGATTGTGTCTGCGGCCCCGGAGTTGTGAAAAAGTATTTGTCAAGAATCAGCGGACCCTTGTTGGATCGCATTGACATCCATGTTGAAGTAACTCCGGTCTCCAGTACCGAATTAATGGACAGTCCCAAAAGCACAGAAAGTTCTCAAATAATCAGGGAAAGGGTAATAAGGGCCAGAAAAATTCAAGAGATCCGCTATAAAAATTATTCAGGTGTGCATTCGAATGCAATGATGACCGCTAAGATGGTGGACGAGATCTGCCAGATTGGCCCGGCCGGATTACAACTGCTCAAAACTGCCATGCAGAGGTTGCAATTATCAGCGCGAGCTTACGATCGGATTCTCAAGCTGTCAAGAACAATTGCAGATTTAGATGCAAGTGAAGAAATTAAAGTAGAACATTTGGCAGAGGCCATCCATTTCAGAAGTCTGGATCGAGAGGGTTGGGCTGGATGA
- a CDS encoding nitroreductase, translating into MNVKFELLSEIIRTRRSVFPNQYKPGLIPERLIDQIIENAIWAPTHKKTQPWRFVRIKEEKLVVLSAFLSDYYKNNTPPDQFSELKWRKAGEKPLQSAYILAICIERSPADLIPSWEETSALAMSVQNIWLSCTALGIGSYWSTPVAIKAMGPLLGLRDTEECLGIYYMGWAPDVLPASDRKPAIQISRYW; encoded by the coding sequence ATGAATGTAAAGTTTGAGTTGCTTTCAGAAATTATCCGTACCCGCAGGTCGGTATTTCCCAATCAATACAAACCTGGTTTGATACCGGAAAGATTGATTGATCAAATAATTGAGAATGCAATATGGGCTCCTACCCATAAAAAAACCCAACCCTGGAGATTCGTTAGAATTAAGGAAGAGAAGCTGGTGGTTTTGTCTGCTTTCCTTTCAGATTATTATAAAAATAACACTCCACCGGATCAGTTCTCTGAGCTCAAGTGGCGCAAAGCTGGTGAAAAACCATTGCAAAGCGCTTATATCTTGGCCATCTGCATTGAAAGAAGTCCAGCCGATCTCATACCCTCCTGGGAGGAAACCAGCGCTTTGGCGATGTCTGTCCAAAATATTTGGCTGAGCTGTACTGCTTTGGGCATCGGCTCATATTGGAGTACACCTGTCGCAATCAAAGCCATGGGACCGTTGTTGGGATTGAGGGATACGGAAGAGTGCCTGGGAATTTATTACATGGGTTGGGCACCGGACGTATTGCCTGCATCTGACCGAAAACCCGCAATCCAAATATCGAGATATTGGTAG
- a CDS encoding metal-dependent transcriptional regulator, translating into MQLTNTEENYLKAIYKISERTSDQNSSTNAIASEIGTTAASVSDMLRKLADKGLVHYEKYYGASLTKEGLKNALQLIRKHRIWEVFLHDALHFSWDEIHEMAEELEHVRSEELINRLEVFLGHPKFDPHGDPIPSQSGSFTYRPQVPLSNIKSKDITVSILGVKNSDQEFLKFLDSLDIKPGVVLRVIDYTHFNKSITLINENHKTMTLGFEITKDILVKESGS; encoded by the coding sequence ATGCAACTTACCAACACCGAAGAAAATTACCTGAAGGCTATCTACAAAATTTCTGAACGAACGAGCGACCAAAATAGTTCCACCAATGCGATTGCTTCAGAAATAGGTACCACTGCGGCTTCAGTGAGCGACATGCTTCGTAAGCTGGCTGACAAGGGTTTGGTTCATTATGAAAAATATTACGGGGCCAGTCTGACCAAGGAAGGTTTGAAAAATGCCCTTCAGCTAATCCGCAAACACAGAATCTGGGAGGTCTTTCTTCACGATGCACTTCATTTTAGTTGGGATGAAATTCATGAAATGGCTGAAGAGTTGGAGCATGTCCGCTCCGAGGAGTTGATCAATCGCCTGGAAGTTTTTTTGGGTCATCCTAAATTTGATCCGCATGGTGATCCCATTCCCAGTCAAAGCGGAAGTTTTACCTACAGACCTCAGGTGCCTTTGTCCAATATTAAATCCAAGGATATTACAGTTTCCATTCTCGGTGTAAAAAATTCAGATCAGGAATTTTTAAAATTTTTGGATAGTTTGGACATCAAGCCGGGAGTTGTCCTCAGAGTCATCGACTACACGCATTTTAACAAATCAATTACGCTCATCAACGAAAACCACAAGACAATGACACTTGGATTTGAAATCACCAAAGACATCTTGGTTAAAGAAAGTGGATCATGA